Proteins encoded by one window of Blautia argi:
- a CDS encoding DUF3847 domain-containing protein, translated as MAKKKTFQEYTKEALYEIEKTEAALKQAKLEKEQAEHRIQRSLNYLDTQKKKKRKARTHLLIQKGAAIEAICKDTKYLTEAEFYQLMDELLHDPACKFCDVVHEMVRGRAETAEAKEREFAEEEALLKAMQRGELPQGDE; from the coding sequence ATGGCGAAGAAGAAAACATTTCAGGAATATACGAAGGAAGCACTTTATGAGATTGAAAAAACAGAAGCTGCATTGAAACAGGCAAAGCTTGAGAAGGAACAGGCAGAGCATAGGATCCAGAGATCCTTGAACTATCTAGACACACAGAAAAAGAAAAAGCGAAAGGCACGAACCCATCTGTTGATCCAGAAGGGAGCAGCCATAGAAGCAATCTGTAAAGATACCAAATATCTGACAGAGGCGGAATTTTATCAGCTGATGGATGAACTTCTTCATGATCCCGCTTGTAAGTTTTGTGATGTCGTTCATGAAATGGTTCGTGGACGGGCGGAAACTGCAGAAGCGAAGGAACGAGAATTCGCAGAAGAGGAAGCACTATTAAAGGCGATGCAGCGAGGTGAACTGCCACAGGGAGATGAGTAA
- a CDS encoding DUF6442 family protein: MNKEEILARSKKENIYGDEREKSVRTKRDAFSLWGLTVLGIIIMFIKLFCMESPADIISILFCTSGLGFTYEGIKLKKKWSIICGVVFLLLAVYFFYKFCMGLF; encoded by the coding sequence ATGAATAAGGAAGAAATTTTAGCTAGAAGTAAAAAAGAAAATATTTATGGAGATGAACGTGAAAAGAGTGTGCGTACAAAACGAGATGCTTTTTCTCTTTGGGGGCTTACTGTTTTAGGCATTATTATAATGTTCATTAAACTATTTTGTATGGAGTCTCCGGCAGATATAATTTCTATTTTGTTTTGTACATCAGGATTGGGATTTACCTATGAAGGGATTAAACTTAAGAAGAAATGGAGTATAATTTGCGGTGTTGTATTTTTACTATTGGCAGTTTACTTTTTTTATAAATTTTGTATGGGGTTATTCTAA
- a CDS encoding single-stranded DNA-binding protein, whose product MNKTILMGRLTKDPEVKYLQDENSTAMARYTLAVDRRYRKDGKAETDFISCVTFGKNAEFVEKYLQKGLKILVSGRIQTGSYVNQEGNKVYTINVIVEEHYFAEGKKLSGSEKKEDTDPDGFMHLPDGEELPFE is encoded by the coding sequence ATGAACAAAACAATCTTAATGGGAAGACTGACAAAAGATCCGGAGGTGAAATATCTCCAGGATGAAAACAGTACTGCAATGGCAAGATACACGCTGGCAGTAGACAGGCGATATCGAAAGGATGGAAAGGCAGAAACAGATTTTATTTCTTGTGTTACCTTTGGGAAGAATGCTGAGTTTGTAGAAAAATATCTGCAAAAAGGGTTGAAGATTTTAGTAAGCGGACGGATCCAGACAGGAAGCTATGTGAATCAGGAGGGGAATAAAGTTTATACCATCAATGTGATCGTAGAAGAACATTATTTCGCAGAAGGGAAGAAACTGTCAGGATCAGAAAAGAAAGAAGATACCGATCCGGATGGATTTATGCATCTTCCAGATGGAGAAGAACTTCCGTTTGAGTAA
- a CDS encoding helix-turn-helix transcriptional regulator, which produces MDDKLVLKNNLKRARTEKKLSQSALAEMVGVSRNTISSIETGQFNPTAKLALIICIALDKKFEELFYFDE; this is translated from the coding sequence ATGGATGATAAATTGGTATTAAAAAATAATTTAAAGCGTGCAAGAACAGAAAAAAAACTCTCGCAATCGGCATTAGCAGAAATGGTTGGGGTATCCCGAAATACAATTAGTTCTATTGAAACAGGACAATTTAATCCAACGGCGAAATTAGCATTGATTATATGTATAGCACTTGATAAAAAATTTGAGGAATTATTCTATTTTGATGAATAA
- a CDS encoding ClbS/DfsB family four-helix bundle protein codes for MRTYKDKEELKDEINKSFEKYISEFDNIPESLKDKRIIEVDRTPAENLAYQVGWTTLVLKWEDDEKHGIEVKTPSDMFKWNQLGDLYQWFTDTYSHFSLSELKDRLKENITSIHTMIDSMSEEELFQPHMRKWADDATKAAVWEVYKFIHVNTVAPFGTFRTKIRKWKKIAL; via the coding sequence TTGAGAACATACAAGGATAAAGAGGAATTAAAAGATGAGATAAATAAAAGCTTTGAAAAGTATATCTCTGAATTTGATAATATTCCTGAATCTTTAAAAGATAAGAGAATAATCGAAGTAGATAGAACTCCGGCAGAAAATCTTGCTTATCAAGTTGGATGGACGACATTAGTTTTGAAATGGGAAGATGATGAGAAACATGGAATTGAAGTGAAAACACCATCAGATATGTTTAAGTGGAATCAGTTAGGCGATTTATATCAATGGTTTACAGATACTTACTCACATTTTTCATTATCAGAATTGAAAGATAGATTAAAAGAAAATATTACATCTATCCATACAATGATTGACTCAATGAGTGAGGAAGAACTATTTCAACCACATATGAGAAAGTGGGCCGATGATGCTACAAAAGCAGCGGTATGGGAAGTTTACAAGTTCATTCACGTTAATACTGTTGCTCCTTTCGGAACTTTTAGAACTAAGATTAGAAAATGGAAAAAGATAGCACTGTAA